The following coding sequences are from one Triticum aestivum cultivar Chinese Spring chromosome 5A, IWGSC CS RefSeq v2.1, whole genome shotgun sequence window:
- the LOC123107711 gene encoding uncharacterized protein yields the protein MGISGAVEWWEEWHLRILVLSSLFIQYLLLCSAPLRKFAIPSWYRSIIWLAYQGSDAVAIYALATLFNRQRSQDHGSGTSANNSSILEVVWAPVLLMHLGGQDLITAYNIEDNELWTRHILTAVSQVTVAIYMFCKSWPGGDKRLLQASILFFVPGILKCIEKPWALKSASINSLVSSSGHAPRRTATREGEINSLEDYVQKARAFAQTDPGCQAQEGDAVDHGADNYLSQSQGEDSVVDLEANHRTQTQGVAATVDLEPDHHPQTSRTWIGRLNQIKEKMGSHVNQIMEKRRTHLIQREPRLRRRDNDYNGDPETYRIFVDFASPYPDRLVILKSFWVLDGKQAYILLQNRLFSIFNLLYTKSKILGSFKEEEDPSGLELLSLYIRLSASLLPWAAIGLFHKSHREDYDDNDVKVTYALFCCTAVLEYCSCASFAFAKFTFLKVFLNAILNVKDSLIGQFNLVGFFARNRRHSRKMCIVNFFNCKDFLDQHWSMKPCKLSFAILDLVLKYVKMGWEDQIKDTDSYWKFNDRRGQWTLQSNNCDKDLSCSLRKPFDESVLLWHIATDFCFYYMGASADHQCATAQCIQDASGEGHGCAVWCERSPHHKRAVQCREISNYMMYLLFVNPEMLLPGTRRNLFTAANSELKKILKDDNPSLKKIVKGGKPSLMEILKCNKPFCNFFTVKRPSLKEIERGFTQRIIAKVQPTENREQVVEHTDLPLDAETDATTQEGFVHDAWNLANGLLQMRDEKMWKVIEGVWVEMLCFSASRCRGYLHAKSLGTGGELLTYICLLLSHMGMETLPERLQRTELSSGGNARVTPLTSQVPGSEDPPPLRRRRPHEAAAAGASTSRPQEIQPAE from the coding sequence ATGGGTATATCAGGTGCTGTGGAATGGTGGGAGGAGTGGCATCTGCGCATCCTCGTCCTCAGCAGCCTCTTCATCCAGTACCTCCTGCTCTGCTCCGCTCCCTTGCGTAAGTTTGCTATTCCTTCCTGGTACAGATCCATCATATGGCTCGCATACCAAGGCAGCGATGCTGTCGCCATATACGCCCTGGCCACCCTCTTTAACCGCCAAAGGAGTCAGGATCATGGTAGTGGTACTTCTGCAAACAACAGTAGCATCCTGGAGGTGGTGTGGGCACCAGTTCTCCTGATGCACCTCGGAGGGCAGGACCTCATAACCGCCTACAATATCGAAGACAATGAGCTGTGGACGCGGCACATCCTCACAGCCGTGTCCCAGGTCACTGTAGCTATCTATATGTTCTGCAAATCGTGGCCAGGAGGCGACAAGAGGTTGTTGCAGGCATCAATCTTGTTCTTCGTCCCTGGGATTCTCAAATGCATAGAGAAGCCCTGGGCTCTCAAGAGTGCTAGCATTAATAGCCTAGTAAGCTCTTCCGGTCATGCTCCGAGGAGAACTGCCACCAGAGAAGGCGAGATCAATTCGCTTGAAGACTACGTGCAAAAGGCAAGGGCTTTTGCCCAGACCGACCCTGGTTGTCAAGCACAAGAAGGTGATGCGGTCGACCATGGGGCTGACAATTATCTTTCTCAATCACAAGGAGAAGATAGTGTGGTGGACCTTGAGGCCAACCATCGAACTCAAACACAAGGAGTGGCTGCCACTGTGGATCTTGAGCCCGATCATCATCCTCAGACCTCAAGGACATGGATAGGTCGCCTAAACCAAATAAAGGAAAAAATGGGAAGCCACGTAAACCAAATAATGGAGAAAAGGAGAACCCACCTAATCCAAAGAGAGCCAAGATTGAGAAGGCGAGATAATGACTATAATGGGGACCCTGAGACCTACAGGATATTTGTGGATTTTGCATCGCCGTATCCTGATCGGCTTGTGATCCTAAAATCCTTTTGGGTGCTTGATGGAAAACAAGCATACATTTTATTGCAGAATAGATTGTTCAGCATTTTCAATCTTCTCTACACAAAATCAAAGATACTCGGCAGTTTTAAAGAAGAGGAAGACCCGAGCGGGTTGGAACTTCTTTCTCTGTACATACGGTTATCGGCTAGTTTATTGCCATGGGCAGCCATAGGCCTATTCCACAAGAGTCACAGAGAAGATTATGATGATAATGATGTCAAGGTTACATATGCCTTGTTCTGCTGTACTGCAGTGCTAGAGTACTGTTCCTGTGCTTCCTTTGCCTTTGCGAAATTTACTTTTCTAAAGGTATTTCTCAATGCCATACTCAATGTCAAAGATAGCCTCATAGGCCAATTTAATCTGGTAGGATTCTTTGCTCGTAACAGAAGGCACTCCAGGAAGATGTGCATCGTTAATTTCTTTAACTGCAAAGACTTTCTTGACCAACATTGGTCCATGAAGCCCTGCAAGTTATCCTTTGCAATTCTAGATCTGGTTCTTAAGTATGTGAAGATGGGGTGGGAAGATCAAATAAAAGATACTGACAGCTACTGGAAGTTCAACGATCGCAGGGGGCAATGGACTCTTCAGTCCAACAATTGCGACAAAGATCTCAGTTGCAGCTTAAGGAAGCCATTCGATGAGAGTGTTCTTCTCTGGCACATCGCAACGGATTTCTGCTTCTACTACATGGGCGCATCAGCAGATCACCAATGTGCCACTGCTCAGTGTATTCAAGATGCTTCCGGTGAGGGTCATGGGTGTGCTGTTTGGTGTGAAAGATCTCCTCATCACAAAAGAGCCGTCCAGTGCAGAGAAATCTCCAACTACATGATGTACCTACTGTTTGTCAACCCTGAGATGCTACTGCCAGGCACTAGGCGAAATCTGTTCACAGCTGCCAATTCTGAGCTAAAGAAGATCCTCAAGGATGACAATCCATCGCTCAAGAAAATTGTCAAGGGCGGCAAGCCTTCGCTCATGGAGATCCTCAAGTGCAATAAACCATTCTGCAACTTCTTCACAGTCAAAAGGCCATCGCTCAAGGAAATCGAAAGAGGATTTACACAGAGAATAATCGCGAAGGTACAGCCCACAGAAAACAGAGAACAAGTTGTTGAACATACGGACTTGCCACTGGATGCGGAGAcagatgcaactacacaagaaggtTTTGTCCATGATGCATGGAATCTTGCCAATGGGCTGCTACAAATGCGTGATGAGAAGATGTGGAAGGTGATCGAAGGCGTGTGGGTGGAGATGCTCTGCTTCTCGGCTAGTAGGTGCCGAGGGTACCTACATGCCAAGAGTTTGGGCACTGGTGGGGAGCTGCTCACGTATATCTGTCTCCTGTTGTCGCACATGGGGATGGAGACCTTACCGGAGAGGTTGCA